The Wolbachia endosymbiont of Drosophila innubila region GATTTATCAAATAAATTACCTTGCTAAACGCAATGAGTTTTTAAGTAAGGTAGTAAAAGCTAAAAGCATGATTGAATTACAAGAAGTTGTAAATGAGATTATAGCTTCTGGAATGAGATTAAATTTTGCTAAAGACAAAGATTATTACTTTGCAGATCACGTACTAGAAAAAATTGCTCAGCTAGAAGGAAGCTATGGAATTGCCAGTGATATAGTATGTACATTAATATCAAGAGGAGCAAAGTTAAAAAGGTCAGAAAGTTTAAAAGTCATTGATACAACAGAATTAAAGTTCAAAGCTCATAAGGCTAATATGATCAGTGCTCATTTAGAGTATGTTAGTAATACTGAGGAATTTTTTAGAATTGCAAAGGCTGCTACCAGCGGTCAACTATATGATGGAAAAATCGATAATAATGTATTTTACTTAGAATACTCAGAGGATAGTATAATAGATGTTGCAAGAATCACAGATAGAACAAGAAATCTGGAACTAATTCAGGAATCATATAGAAGGGATATAATAAAAATTGGCAAAAGTAAGATGGAAATTATAACCGAAAACGGCATAAGGTATTACACAGATCTTACAGAAGGCAGCGATATAGTATTAACTTTCTATACTAGTTTGGGAAATGTAGATGTTAGACTGTATCCTGACGTACAGGATAAAAGCAAAATTATAGTAAAAGTGAGTAATAGAGAGGAAATATTAGAAAAATTCAAAGGTTGCGAAGAAGAGTTAGGCAATGATTGCGCGCTTGGCAACTACTGGGTCTACGATGCTATTGAACAGGGATATTTTGAAAGGTCTGGAAAACTTTGTCAATATTCCCAAACAGTTAGTTCATCTGCTAAAACTGTAAATAAAAAGCAACAACTATTACAGGATTTACGCAATATTGAGTCTAACATTGTAAAAAAGGAGAAGAATTTTGACATAAAAACCCACCTGATAGACATCTTTAAAACTTTATCTAGGTTCTATGAAGAAAAAGGGGATATTTCTAAAACAGACTTAGCTAAAGTAGCAGAAAAGGAAAGTAAAAAATTGGGGTTAGAAGGTAAATACAACTGGAGTAAGATTTTTGGTTTAGAGGGAGGAATTATTGAAAAGGCAGAAAAACAAGGTGATAAAGAGCAAAAATCAAACATACCTTATGACTTCTATTTAGAGCACGCAATCAATAATGGAAGCTGTTTTTTTGATTCATTCAGGCAAAGTCTAGAACAACAGAAGGGAATCAAAGTTACTGTAGAGCAGTTAAGGAATGAGTGTAAGAGATTTGCGCAAGACAATCCTCCAGAGTGGTTTATAAGTAAAATTGGCAATGACTTTGATGAGGTTGAAGGTGAGTTCGTAAATCGTAGAATTACGTGTAACCAATATATCAATAGCATTGGAAAAAATGAATTTTGGGGACGTTCCGATATCGAGGGCAGAGTACTTTGTGGTAAGTATGGTGTGAAATTGCATGTTGCAGAGAGTAATCCATTAAATGCTACTGGTGAGCAACAAGATCCATACTTGCATCAACTAATAGATAGTTCAGGATCAAGAAGTTCAGGTGAGTATAATAGGATAGATTATGATGACAATAATGTCTTACATATAGTAAATGGAGGCCATGATCATTTTCAACCCCTACTTTATAGAAATAAGGTCTTGGCAAAACAAACGCAAGAACAAAAATATTCCTTATGCTATTCAAGCTTGCCAAGCTGTAGTATGGATGAGTTAAAGATAGAAAAAGTATCTCATCAACAGAAGGCACTGCTTGTAAGTAGACCATAGCTTTGTATACAAATTGTTACACAGCAATGATGGGAGAAATTTATTTAATAAGTTAAAAAGGAAACTATTTTATTTAAAAAGTTTACTTAATGTTTATGGATTTTTAAGTACACTCTCAGATTCAAAAGGGGCTATAGATTGCTCCACATGTACTACTTTCTGGAGTTGTGTGCTGAAGTTTAGAGTATTGCCTTTTTTGATGTTTAAAGAATTTTCCTCCAGATCTACTATTAAAATATGCAGCTAAAATTGGATCATTTTCTACCATTGTTGCACCTAATATGCTAAAATCTTCATCACTTGTATTGATATTTTTACACAATTGATTTTGTAACATTTATTTGCTCTTCTATATCAATTTCAACATCTTTTTATGTGGCCCTTTGTAGTAGCTCCTTTTGCAATAACCTTTTTTAATTTTCTGTCACATACTTTTTTCGATGTTTTTTCATATTGTTGTTTTTATAAACGTTACGACGCTAAGCCGTAAAACTTCTCCATCTGCTCACTCCACAGCATCGGTATTTCTCTTAAATCAATCAATTTCAAATCTCTTGGCTGCTTTCCATTTACTATGTCTTCTTTAATCTTCGGCGCTAAATAATTTAACCTTAAAATTTGTTGTATTCGTCTTGTACCTATATTAATTTTGGTACTCAGCTCCTTCACACTTGCATATTTTCCCTCTTCTAGCTGACGTTTCCACAAATGAGCTCTTACCACTGCTTTCAGTAGCGCATTGTTTGTTTTTGCTTCTGGTTCTACTACTGTGCATTTGTTTCCTTTCTTTTTTAACCACATCGATATAAATTCTACCTTATCCTCTGAACTCATTTCTATTCCATCTTCTTTTACCATTACTCCTTTTATTAACTTTTTCACTACTTCTTTCTGTTTTCCAAAACTTAAATTTTGCCACTCTTCCGCTTTTTCTCCCAATTTTCCATATAGCTGCTCTGTCCTCCTAATTACTTCTTTTTCTACTTCTCCAGCAACTATTGTTCTATTTACTGATTCACAATTCTTTCCTCTTAAATGATTGTTGCATACGTAATATCGATATCTCTTATTCTCTTTTTTTGCATACGTCAACGTCATGTTTACATTACAGCTCTTGCACTTAATTATTCCCCTAAGTAGCGCTTCCTCGTATTTCGCCTTTCTATATGGTTGATTCTTTATCAATTCCTGCGCTTTTTGCCATTTTTCTCCCCCTATTATTGCTTCATGCTTTCCTTCATACTCTTTCTCATAATGTCTTATCTTTCCCATATATATTGGGTTTGTTATTATTCTTCTCACCGTCGCTTTTTTAAAGATATCTGCTTTCGTTCTGTAACCTTGACTATTTAGCTCCCTTGCTAGTTCTGCCATTGACTTCAGCTCCAAATATCTTTCAAATATATGCCTTACTACTTTCGCTTCTTTCTCATTTATTATTAATTCCTTATCTTTTACATCATATCCAAGCGGCAAAGTTCCTCCCATCCATAGACCTT contains the following coding sequences:
- a CDS encoding ankyrin repeat domain-containing protein, producing MDTGSVKYIAEPISEQSKHTDEQKLKCDLSAGQEFSEIGSPKTEATGLPVDSYYEFIKRGLFSADRSLVDDKKYLEDLIDEWLIHAPNLGLEESQKKLNQKLLNSIIKDFNMGNYDSFSNLKQFLESNGKNKDLKYVLNLKRGHLGTTILNVFLEYDEIIPSLLKAGADLNMQDNKGKTLLHDTAIYSSGYEDLGYLLDAKADPNIQDEKGNTPLHYYAAKCSDQSRKTMDLLISKGADLSIKNNDGKTPLQVAIDNNNIIGCLLTNSQKKLREQLGKMLLATSSDEDWDNAYDPEVENLRKFLNQYENDNDLKIVLNVKDDSSVLLDSPSRQFPNVKALLLKAGAADFIGKKQDNYEKCDSFLSEIYQINYLAKRNEFLSKVVKAKSMIELQEVVNEIIASGMRLNFAKDKDYYFADHVLEKIAQLEGSYGIASDIVCTLISRGAKLKRSESLKVIDTTELKFKAHKANMISAHLEYVSNTEEFFRIAKAATSGQLYDGKIDNNVFYLEYSEDSIIDVARITDRTRNLELIQESYRRDIIKIGKSKMEIITENGIRYYTDLTEGSDIVLTFYTSLGNVDVRLYPDVQDKSKIIVKVSNREEILEKFKGCEEELGNDCALGNYWVYDAIEQGYFERSGKLCQYSQTVSSSAKTVNKKQQLLQDLRNIESNIVKKEKNFDIKTHLIDIFKTLSRFYEEKGDISKTDLAKVAEKESKKLGLEGKYNWSKIFGLEGGIIEKAEKQGDKEQKSNIPYDFYLEHAINNGSCFFDSFRQSLEQQKGIKVTVEQLRNECKRFAQDNPPEWFISKIGNDFDEVEGEFVNRRITCNQYINSIGKNEFWGRSDIEGRVLCGKYGVKLHVAESNPLNATGEQQDPYLHQLIDSSGSRSSGEYNRIDYDDNNVLHIVNGGHDHFQPLLYRNKVLAKQTQEQKYSLCYSSLPSCSMDELKIEKVSHQQKALLVSRP
- a CDS encoding recombinase family protein, giving the protein MLKEVRCAIYTRKSNEDGLEQKFNSLDAQRVACEKYVKSKEGWVALVKRYDDGGYSGKNLERPAIKELFEDVKGGEVDCVVVYTLDRLSRETKDSIEVTSFFRRHRVNFVAVTQIFDNNTPMGKFVQTVLSGAAQLEREMIVERVKNKIATSKEQGLWMGGTLPLGYDVKDKELIINEKEAKVVRHIFERYLELKSMAELARELNSQGYRTKADIFKKATVRRIITNPIYMGKIRHYEKEYEGKHEAIIGGEKWQKAQELIKNQPYRKAKYEEALLRGIIKCKSCNVNMTLTYAKKENKRYRYYVCNNHLRGKNCESVNRTIVAGEVEKEVIRRTEQLYGKLGEKAEEWQNLSFGKQKEVVKKLIKGVMVKEDGIEMSSEDKVEFISMWLKKKGNKCTVVEPEAKTNNALLKAVVRAHLWKRQLEEGKYASVKELSTKINIGTRRIQQILRLNYLAPKIKEDIVNGKQPRDLKLIDLREIPMLWSEQMEKFYGLAS